In one Mauremys mutica isolate MM-2020 ecotype Southern chromosome 3, ASM2049712v1, whole genome shotgun sequence genomic region, the following are encoded:
- the IL20RA gene encoding interleukin-20 receptor subunit alpha isoform X1, with product MCAPRSWRRAGAPWLLMLQLLLPSPGAPAELYCSLPGPRNVHFESKNLKNILHWSPPEELGEGVLYKVKYLIYGIGKWIKKSECKNISRTWCDLSNETYNHEDQYYASVKAFFSGNCSRWTETARFNPLTDTKIDPPAVTVSSTEKSISIVLTAPEKWRRTLEEESISLYQVYSGLQYNVSVLNKKTKKRWVFSIKNNTLVVPRLESNTVYCVNVQTYVTTPLLLSGFSKEDCIATLKDPTVEQTVTIVFGCILPIILTGLIISMAGYYVHRYIHVSKQKHPANLVLHYTDKCDERVFMPSEKIVVNVITIHMMGEYKTSQETINLIGRTSHSCSSSHDEIKVDDKPLKRALEVKHMVDTSEDVKILPDSEQYGICQYGFHPVLGQRSEGVVEYELDVRPADLFPVQKLKECGLTEKPSAPRELPDEPQITLRDFADNKMGQSYCPQLDVCNLHLCSVQKLKELNWKEEAAAPEELLDDPQIDLGTEKIGQSYCPQLRTITQSLQDQTGTTEIEEEDEQTILVDWDPHTGRLYIPTLSSFESDEHEEVFEHKVCDQPAKEEGLLCKLCKRQASDEPSEDQEPYLLQFKEQWGLHVKMED from the exons CAGAACTGTACTGTTCTTTGCCCGGTCCTAGAAATGTCCATTTTGAATCTAAAAACCTGAAGAATATCCTGCACTGGTCACCACCAGAAGAACTGGGAGAGGGAGTACTCTATAAGGTGAAGTATTTGAT ATACGGCATAGGTAAATGGATTAAAAAGTCAGAATGCAAGAACATCAGTAGAACATGGTGTGACCTCTCCAATGAAACATATAACCATGAGGACCAATACTATGCAAGTGTAAAAGCCTTTTTCAGTGGAAACTGTTCCAGATGGACAGAAACTGCACGGTTCAATCCTCTCACTGATA CTAAAATTGATCCGCCAGCAGTTACTGTGTCTTCCACTGAAAAATCTATATCAATAGTTCTGACTGCTCCTGAGAAATGGAGAAGAACCCTGGAAGAGGAATCTATATCTTTGTATCAAGTCTACTCTGGCCTGCAATATAATGTGTCTGTACtcaacaaaaaaacaaagaaaagg TGGGTCTTCTCTATTAAAAACAACACACTGGTTGTGCCCCGGTTGGAATCCAATACAGTTTACTGTGTCAATGTACAGACATACGTTACAACACCACTTTTGCTCAGTGGATTTTCCAAAGAAGATTGCATTGCTACTCTGAAAG ATCCAACAGTAGAGCAGACTGTAACAATCGTATTTGGATGTATTCTGCCCATCATTTTAACAGGCCTCATTATCTCTATGGCAGGCTATTATGTGCACAGGTATATTCATGTCAGCAAGCAAAAGCATCCAGCTAACCTG GTATTGCACTACACCGATAAATGTGATGAAAGGGTTTTTATGCCTTCTGAAAAAATAGTGGTTAACGTCATCACTATTCATATGATGGGTGAGTACAAGACTTCCCAGGAAACCATTAATTTAATAGGCAGGACCAGCCACAGTTGCAGTTCCAGTCATGATGAAATCAAAGTTGATGATAAGCCTCTGAAAAGAGCATTGGAAGTGAAACACATGGTTGATACTTCTGAAGATGTGAAAATTTTACCTGACTCTGAGCAATATGGGATTTGCCAATATGGATTCCACCCTGTTTTGGGTCAAAGGAGTGAAGGGGTTGTAGAGTATGAACTTGATGTGAGGCCTGCAGACCTTTTTCCTGTGCAAAAGCTAAAAGAATGTGGTTTGACAGAGAAACCTTCTGCACCAAGAGAACTGCCAGATGAGCCACAGATCACTTTGAGGGATTTCGCTGACAATAAAATGGGACAGTCATACTGTCCCCAGCTTGATGTCTGTAACCTGCACCTGTGTTCGGTGCAGAAACTAAAAGAACTCAATTGGAAGGAGGAGGCTGCTGCACCAGAGGAACTACTAGATGATCCACAGATTGATTTGGGTACTGAAAAAATAGGACAGTCTTACTGTCCCCAGTTAAGAACAATAACACAGAGCCTCCAAGACCAAACTGGGACAACAGAGATAGAAGAGGAGGATGAACAGACCATATTAGTAGATTGGGATCCTCATACTGGAAGACTTTATATACCTACTTTGTCCAGTTTTGAGAGTGATGAACATGAAGAAGTATTTGAGCACAAAGTGTGTGATCAGCCTGCTAAAGAAGAGGGGCTTTTGTGCAAACTCTGTAAGAGGCAGGCGTCTGATGAGCCATCAGAAGACCAAGAACCGTATCTCCTGCAATTCAAGGAGCAATGGGGATTGCATGTAAAAATGGAAGACTGA
- the IL20RA gene encoding interleukin-20 receptor subunit alpha isoform X2 has translation MCAPRSWRRAGAPWLLMLQLLLPSPGAPELYCSLPGPRNVHFESKNLKNILHWSPPEELGEGVLYKVKYLIYGIGKWIKKSECKNISRTWCDLSNETYNHEDQYYASVKAFFSGNCSRWTETARFNPLTDTKIDPPAVTVSSTEKSISIVLTAPEKWRRTLEEESISLYQVYSGLQYNVSVLNKKTKKRWVFSIKNNTLVVPRLESNTVYCVNVQTYVTTPLLLSGFSKEDCIATLKDPTVEQTVTIVFGCILPIILTGLIISMAGYYVHRYIHVSKQKHPANLVLHYTDKCDERVFMPSEKIVVNVITIHMMGEYKTSQETINLIGRTSHSCSSSHDEIKVDDKPLKRALEVKHMVDTSEDVKILPDSEQYGICQYGFHPVLGQRSEGVVEYELDVRPADLFPVQKLKECGLTEKPSAPRELPDEPQITLRDFADNKMGQSYCPQLDVCNLHLCSVQKLKELNWKEEAAAPEELLDDPQIDLGTEKIGQSYCPQLRTITQSLQDQTGTTEIEEEDEQTILVDWDPHTGRLYIPTLSSFESDEHEEVFEHKVCDQPAKEEGLLCKLCKRQASDEPSEDQEPYLLQFKEQWGLHVKMED, from the exons AACTGTACTGTTCTTTGCCCGGTCCTAGAAATGTCCATTTTGAATCTAAAAACCTGAAGAATATCCTGCACTGGTCACCACCAGAAGAACTGGGAGAGGGAGTACTCTATAAGGTGAAGTATTTGAT ATACGGCATAGGTAAATGGATTAAAAAGTCAGAATGCAAGAACATCAGTAGAACATGGTGTGACCTCTCCAATGAAACATATAACCATGAGGACCAATACTATGCAAGTGTAAAAGCCTTTTTCAGTGGAAACTGTTCCAGATGGACAGAAACTGCACGGTTCAATCCTCTCACTGATA CTAAAATTGATCCGCCAGCAGTTACTGTGTCTTCCACTGAAAAATCTATATCAATAGTTCTGACTGCTCCTGAGAAATGGAGAAGAACCCTGGAAGAGGAATCTATATCTTTGTATCAAGTCTACTCTGGCCTGCAATATAATGTGTCTGTACtcaacaaaaaaacaaagaaaagg TGGGTCTTCTCTATTAAAAACAACACACTGGTTGTGCCCCGGTTGGAATCCAATACAGTTTACTGTGTCAATGTACAGACATACGTTACAACACCACTTTTGCTCAGTGGATTTTCCAAAGAAGATTGCATTGCTACTCTGAAAG ATCCAACAGTAGAGCAGACTGTAACAATCGTATTTGGATGTATTCTGCCCATCATTTTAACAGGCCTCATTATCTCTATGGCAGGCTATTATGTGCACAGGTATATTCATGTCAGCAAGCAAAAGCATCCAGCTAACCTG GTATTGCACTACACCGATAAATGTGATGAAAGGGTTTTTATGCCTTCTGAAAAAATAGTGGTTAACGTCATCACTATTCATATGATGGGTGAGTACAAGACTTCCCAGGAAACCATTAATTTAATAGGCAGGACCAGCCACAGTTGCAGTTCCAGTCATGATGAAATCAAAGTTGATGATAAGCCTCTGAAAAGAGCATTGGAAGTGAAACACATGGTTGATACTTCTGAAGATGTGAAAATTTTACCTGACTCTGAGCAATATGGGATTTGCCAATATGGATTCCACCCTGTTTTGGGTCAAAGGAGTGAAGGGGTTGTAGAGTATGAACTTGATGTGAGGCCTGCAGACCTTTTTCCTGTGCAAAAGCTAAAAGAATGTGGTTTGACAGAGAAACCTTCTGCACCAAGAGAACTGCCAGATGAGCCACAGATCACTTTGAGGGATTTCGCTGACAATAAAATGGGACAGTCATACTGTCCCCAGCTTGATGTCTGTAACCTGCACCTGTGTTCGGTGCAGAAACTAAAAGAACTCAATTGGAAGGAGGAGGCTGCTGCACCAGAGGAACTACTAGATGATCCACAGATTGATTTGGGTACTGAAAAAATAGGACAGTCTTACTGTCCCCAGTTAAGAACAATAACACAGAGCCTCCAAGACCAAACTGGGACAACAGAGATAGAAGAGGAGGATGAACAGACCATATTAGTAGATTGGGATCCTCATACTGGAAGACTTTATATACCTACTTTGTCCAGTTTTGAGAGTGATGAACATGAAGAAGTATTTGAGCACAAAGTGTGTGATCAGCCTGCTAAAGAAGAGGGGCTTTTGTGCAAACTCTGTAAGAGGCAGGCGTCTGATGAGCCATCAGAAGACCAAGAACCGTATCTCCTGCAATTCAAGGAGCAATGGGGATTGCATGTAAAAATGGAAGACTGA